One genomic window of uncultured delta proteobacterium includes the following:
- the tgt gene encoding Queuine tRNA-ribosyltransferase yields the protein MPIQTSSTPPAPTPGSFSVTATDGAARAGLLQTGHGLIPTPIFMPVGTVGSVKALAPDDLYALDARIILGNTYHLYLRPGDDLVARRGGLHAFAAWDRPILTDSGGFQAFSLSDLRKISEEGVLFRSHLDGSKHLFTPEKVVAIQRNLGSDIMMVLDECVPYGTDRAYTATSIKLTTRWALRSREAFPAALTRSGEAYNLLFAITQGGFFPDLRTASVEELAPHDFDGFAIGGLSVGESKGEMYDLLAHTAPLLPVAKPRYLMGVGTPLDIMTGVAAGVDMFDCVLPTRNARNGTLYTSMGKVNIKRKEFAEDDSPLDPACSCYTCRTFSKAYLRHLYTAKELLSFRLNSLHNLTYYLNLVTRAREAIINGAFAALYAEIRELYKEELPAV from the coding sequence ATGCCCATACAGACTTCTTCCACACCCCCGGCGCCGACGCCCGGCAGTTTTTCCGTTACGGCAACGGACGGCGCCGCCCGCGCGGGCCTTTTGCAGACCGGCCACGGCCTTATCCCCACGCCCATCTTCATGCCCGTGGGCACGGTCGGCTCCGTCAAAGCCCTTGCGCCCGATGATCTATACGCCCTGGACGCCAGGATCATCCTCGGCAACACCTACCACCTCTATCTCAGGCCCGGCGACGATCTGGTGGCCCGGCGCGGCGGCTTGCACGCCTTTGCCGCATGGGACAGGCCCATCCTTACGGACAGCGGCGGATTCCAGGCGTTCAGCCTGTCGGATCTCCGGAAAATCAGCGAGGAGGGGGTGTTGTTCCGCTCCCACCTGGACGGGTCCAAACACCTGTTCACCCCGGAAAAGGTCGTCGCCATCCAGCGCAACCTCGGTTCAGACATCATGATGGTGCTCGACGAATGCGTGCCCTACGGCACGGACCGCGCCTACACCGCTACCTCCATAAAGCTCACCACCCGCTGGGCCCTGCGCTCGCGCGAGGCCTTCCCGGCAGCCCTGACCCGGAGCGGCGAGGCGTACAACCTGCTCTTCGCCATCACCCAGGGCGGATTTTTCCCGGACCTGCGCACCGCGTCCGTGGAAGAGCTCGCGCCGCACGATTTTGACGGATTTGCCATCGGTGGCTTATCGGTAGGTGAATCAAAGGGAGAAATGTACGATCTCCTGGCCCACACCGCGCCGCTGCTGCCCGTTGCCAAGCCCCGCTATCTCATGGGGGTCGGCACGCCGCTGGATATCATGACCGGCGTGGCCGCCGGGGTGGACATGTTCGATTGCGTGCTGCCCACCCGCAACGCGCGCAACGGCACGCTGTACACGTCCATGGGCAAGGTCAACATCAAGCGTAAGGAGTTCGCCGAGGACGATTCCCCCCTGGACCCGGCCTGTTCCTGCTACACCTGCCGGACCTTCAGCAAGGCCTATCTGCGCCACCTGTACACGGCCAAGGAACTTTTGTCCTTCCGGCTCAATTCCCTGCATAATCTCACGTACTACCTGAACCTCGTGACCCGCGCCCGTGAGGCCATCATCAACGGCGCGTTCGCGGCGCTGTACGCTGAAATCCGGGAGCTGTACAAAGAAGAACTGCCGGCGGTTTAA
- a CDS encoding Protein TON_1965, producing MDDGFEFSLSMEERQYLHDLVRSRIDLVLRDQKVGAMAPPPEGALHEKWGAFVTLKRNGQLRGCIGRIASNEPLHVTVGEMAEAAAFHDSRFPPLIMSEFKDLEVEVSVIGPITRCPDPRLVEVGRHGLVMRRESRQGLLLPQVPVEWEWDRETFLDQTCRKAGLPADAWHDPDTEIYWFEALIV from the coding sequence ATGGACGACGGTTTTGAATTTTCACTTTCCATGGAAGAGCGGCAATACCTGCATGACCTCGTGCGGTCACGGATCGACCTTGTCCTGCGCGACCAGAAAGTGGGCGCCATGGCGCCGCCGCCGGAAGGCGCGCTGCACGAAAAGTGGGGGGCGTTCGTCACCCTGAAGCGCAACGGGCAGTTGCGCGGTTGCATCGGCCGCATTGCCAGCAACGAGCCCCTTCACGTGACCGTGGGAGAAATGGCGGAAGCCGCCGCGTTCCACGATTCGCGTTTCCCGCCGCTTATCATGAGCGAATTCAAAGACCTTGAGGTGGAGGTTTCCGTTATCGGCCCCATTACCCGCTGCCCGGACCCCAGACTGGTCGAGGTGGGCAGGCACGGGCTCGTCATGCGCCGGGAAAGCCGCCAGGGGCTGCTTTTGCCCCAGGTGCCCGTGGAATGGGAATGGGACAGGGAAACCTTCCTGGACCAGACCTGCCGCAAGGCGGGGCTGCCCGCGGATGCGTGGCATGACCCGGATACGGAAATATACTGGTTCGAGGCCCTGATTGTCTGA
- a CDS encoding conserved exported hypothetical protein (Evidence 4 : Homologs of previously reported genes of unknown function) has translation MRKQYVFLFSVMAVLAVCLASPAFAAQPGQDAAAQPAAAKPVADKPANVQVDRTTVVMVEHEGTDTLGAKFAFQLKGLFNASSLFTLTEKDAPKIKVFIASTAEFPSRPNIASAYSVVWAFSQAEGTLSFLLAREVGLVTAEELDSLVAKTAERTDGIAAKYAYLFAK, from the coding sequence ATGCGGAAGCAGTATGTTTTTCTTTTCAGTGTGATGGCCGTCTTGGCGGTATGTCTGGCGTCTCCCGCCTTTGCCGCACAGCCCGGGCAGGATGCCGCCGCGCAGCCCGCCGCCGCCAAACCCGTGGCGGACAAACCGGCCAATGTGCAGGTTGACCGCACGACCGTCGTCATGGTGGAACACGAGGGAACCGATACCCTGGGCGCGAAGTTCGCCTTCCAGCTCAAGGGGCTGTTCAATGCGAGCTCTCTTTTCACCCTGACGGAAAAGGACGCGCCCAAGATCAAGGTATTCATCGCCTCCACGGCGGAATTTCCGTCCAGGCCCAATATCGCGTCGGCCTATAGCGTGGTCTGGGCGTTCTCCCAGGCCGAGGGAACCTTAAGCTTTCTGCTGGCCCGCGAGGTGGGGCTCGTCACCGCCGAGGAGCTGGACAGCCTCGTGGCCAAAACCGCCGAGCGCACCGACGGCATCGCGGCCAAGTACGCATACCTGTTCGCGAAATAA
- a CDS encoding hypothetical protein (Evidence 5 : No homology to any previously reported sequences): MARHIWQEYKDIINEYRYEDKGKAIYKRRKETVERSFADGKELHGHRYARFRGLAKVQMQCLLSAACQNMKKIALRIWERSNGPCGPGFSRSQTTLSRLFSHLWRICSAPKSAVPA; the protein is encoded by the coding sequence GTGGCGCGCCATATCTGGCAGGAATATAAAGATATAATCAACGAATATCGCTACGAGGACAAAGGCAAAGCCATCTACAAACGCCGTAAGGAGACAGTGGAGCGGAGCTTTGCCGACGGCAAGGAATTACATGGGCATCGCTACGCCCGCTTCCGAGGCCTTGCGAAGGTCCAGATGCAATGCCTCTTGTCCGCCGCCTGCCAGAACATGAAGAAAATAGCCCTGCGCATCTGGGAGCGGTCAAACGGCCCTTGCGGCCCAGGCTTTTCCCGCTCCCAAACGACACTTTCCCGCTTGTTTTCCCATCTTTGGAGAATTTGCTCCGCTCCAAAATCCGCAGTGCCCGCATAA
- a CDS encoding transposase (fragment) has translation MIKRKTEQQGMMELVYIEQLVPKEHLLRKIDKAIDFRFIYDKVKDRYCPDNGRPAVDPVVLFKMLFIGYLFGIRSEQQLIREIEVNVAYRWFLGFTLTDKIPHASTFSQNRRRRFNDSPVYQEIFDEIVLQAIKRKMVDGKTLYTDSTHLKASANKGKYDKAQVLKSVRDYVEELDRDIDEDRRKHGKKPLPPRDETPETKEIKVSTTDPDSGYMVREGKPKGFFYLDHRTVDGICGIITDSFVTPGNVHDSQPYLSRLDRQRKRFGFNVESAGLDAAYFTPHICKGLVERDIYGVIGYSRPTHRAXWRAISGRNIKI, from the coding sequence ATGATAAAGCGCAAAACCGAACAGCAAGGCATGATGGAGCTGGTATATATCGAGCAACTCGTGCCTAAAGAACATCTTCTTCGTAAAATCGACAAGGCTATCGACTTCAGATTCATCTATGACAAGGTCAAAGATAGATACTGTCCCGATAACGGCAGGCCGGCAGTTGATCCGGTTGTGCTATTCAAGATGCTTTTTATTGGGTATTTGTTCGGCATTCGCAGCGAGCAACAGTTGATTCGCGAAATCGAAGTCAATGTCGCATATCGTTGGTTTCTCGGCTTTACTCTCACCGACAAAATCCCCCACGCCAGCACCTTCAGCCAAAACCGCCGCAGGCGTTTCAATGACAGCCCGGTTTACCAGGAAATTTTTGACGAGATTGTGCTCCAGGCCATAAAGCGCAAGATGGTGGACGGCAAAACGCTGTACACCGATTCAACCCACCTGAAAGCCAGTGCCAACAAGGGAAAATATGACAAGGCCCAGGTGCTCAAATCCGTACGCGATTATGTGGAGGAACTTGACCGGGACATTGATGAAGACCGCCGCAAGCATGGCAAAAAGCCTTTGCCGCCCCGCGATGAGACTCCGGAAACCAAGGAAATCAAGGTCAGCACCACGGACCCGGACAGCGGGTATATGGTGCGCGAGGGCAAACCCAAGGGTTTTTTCTATCTGGATCACCGTACCGTGGACGGAATCTGCGGCATCATAACCGACAGTTTCGTTACCCCCGGCAATGTGCATGACTCTCAGCCCTACCTCTCCCGCCTTGATCGCCAACGGAAGCGTTTTGGTTTCAACGTCGAGTCCGCAGGCCTTGATGCAGCCTACTTCACTCCCCATATCTGCAAAGGCCTTGTGGAAAGAGATATTTATGGAGTCATCGGGTACAGCCGCCCCACACACCGCGCGNGGTGGCGCGCCATATCTGGCAGGAATATAAAGATATAA
- a CDS encoding exported hypothetical protein (Evidence 5 : No homology to any previously reported sequences): MKLQLKILLPIIGLFMLFMGLSGYLAYRQTAESLRASLIDNMEGEASAMVRAINDLADTSVQNIVRTADNEAVLRFFANAGDMGNPESLAAVTATLKRLEASYPGFDRITLLDTEGKVVATSRPELSKIGDKFDDRNYFKEAIKGNAFLAQPFFSRVVKKTVMAASSPIKINNNIAGVVYATMDLDPFFNAFVGPIKVGEKGFAYIINSDGLVVMAKNTDWLFNKDLPAVSSYKAWVAAKQDGAVELTGNDGREVVVYHKTEPGSGLTAIIRAETDDVYSGLYTLRRTSIIIILCSILVGSLLVFLVVRPVVRSLNKGVVFAGEIAAGHLDGTLDVRRNDEIGKLADALRTIPASLKEIIHEYKNLEEKIEKGELNAAGDEARFSGDFAMLIRGTNGILSRYRTVLENIPSPVIMLGKDLQATYLNKVARELAGEDYKGKTCQQLFGREDYFTATCGLKKAVETKRPGRGETVAHPQGKTMDVGYFSIPMLDEKGNLLSVLQLITDLTAIKSTQRTIMEVANRAMDISNRVAAASEELSAQVEQVNRGTAVQRDRVNSTATAMEEMNSTVLEVARSAGDAREQAENTQGKAREGSALVTQLITSISQVSTVSQELAENIKSLGTQTEAIGSVMGVISDIADQTNLLALNAAIEAARAGEAGRGFAVVADEVRKLAEKTMSATSEVGSSITGIQTATSQNIQRFSQAATLVAKSSELATTSGQALDQILAFAEHSAAVVSSIATAAEEQSATSEEINRSVEEIHRIAGDTASGMEEANVAVRSLAELATELNSLLDKLKA; the protein is encoded by the coding sequence ATGAAACTGCAACTGAAAATTCTTCTGCCCATCATCGGCCTGTTCATGCTTTTCATGGGCCTGAGCGGGTATCTTGCATACAGGCAGACCGCGGAGAGCCTGCGGGCCTCGCTCATCGACAACATGGAAGGCGAAGCCTCGGCCATGGTGCGCGCCATCAACGACCTGGCGGACACCAGCGTCCAGAACATCGTCAGAACGGCGGACAACGAAGCGGTTCTGCGCTTTTTCGCCAACGCAGGCGACATGGGGAATCCTGAAAGCCTCGCCGCCGTCACGGCGACCCTCAAGCGCCTCGAAGCCAGCTACCCCGGTTTTGACCGCATCACCCTGCTGGACACGGAAGGCAAAGTCGTCGCGACGTCCCGGCCGGAACTCTCCAAAATCGGCGACAAATTCGACGACAGGAACTACTTCAAGGAAGCGATCAAGGGGAACGCCTTTCTCGCCCAGCCTTTCTTCAGCAGGGTGGTGAAAAAAACCGTCATGGCCGCCTCCTCGCCCATCAAAATAAACAACAATATCGCGGGCGTAGTCTATGCGACCATGGACCTGGACCCCTTCTTCAACGCCTTTGTCGGGCCGATCAAGGTGGGCGAGAAAGGGTTTGCCTACATCATCAACAGCGACGGCCTGGTGGTGATGGCGAAAAATACGGACTGGCTTTTCAACAAGGACCTGCCCGCCGTCTCCAGCTACAAGGCATGGGTCGCCGCGAAGCAGGACGGCGCGGTGGAGTTGACGGGCAACGACGGCAGGGAAGTGGTCGTGTACCACAAGACCGAACCTGGTTCCGGCCTCACGGCGATCATCCGCGCGGAAACCGACGACGTGTATTCCGGCCTGTATACGCTGCGCAGGACGAGCATCATCATCATTCTGTGCTCCATCCTGGTCGGCAGTTTGCTGGTGTTCCTGGTGGTCCGCCCGGTGGTGCGCTCCCTCAACAAGGGCGTGGTGTTCGCCGGCGAAATCGCGGCGGGGCATCTGGATGGCACCCTTGACGTGCGCCGCAACGATGAAATCGGAAAACTCGCGGACGCGTTGCGTACCATCCCTGCGTCCCTTAAAGAAATTATTCATGAATACAAAAACCTTGAAGAAAAAATCGAAAAGGGCGAACTCAACGCCGCGGGCGACGAGGCCCGGTTCAGCGGCGATTTTGCCATGCTGATACGGGGAACGAACGGCATCCTCTCCCGGTACCGCACCGTTCTGGAGAACATCCCCTCGCCCGTTATCATGCTGGGCAAAGATCTTCAGGCGACGTACCTGAACAAAGTGGCCCGCGAGCTCGCGGGCGAGGATTACAAGGGCAAAACCTGCCAGCAGCTCTTCGGCCGCGAGGACTACTTCACCGCTACCTGCGGGCTGAAAAAAGCCGTTGAAACAAAACGGCCCGGCCGGGGGGAAACCGTCGCCCACCCGCAGGGCAAGACCATGGACGTGGGGTATTTCTCCATTCCCATGCTGGACGAGAAAGGCAACCTCCTTTCCGTCCTGCAGCTCATCACGGATCTTACCGCGATCAAAAGCACCCAGCGCACCATCATGGAAGTGGCCAACCGGGCCATGGATATCTCCAACCGCGTGGCGGCCGCTTCCGAAGAGCTTTCCGCCCAGGTGGAGCAGGTGAACAGGGGCACTGCCGTGCAGCGTGACAGGGTCAACTCCACGGCGACAGCCATGGAGGAAATGAACTCGACCGTGCTCGAAGTGGCCAGAAGCGCCGGCGACGCCCGCGAACAGGCCGAAAACACGCAGGGAAAAGCCAGGGAAGGGTCGGCGCTGGTCACCCAGCTGATTACGTCCATAAGCCAGGTCAGCACGGTCTCCCAGGAACTGGCCGAGAACATCAAATCCCTGGGCACCCAGACGGAAGCCATCGGCAGTGTGATGGGCGTCATTTCCGATATCGCGGACCAGACCAACCTGCTGGCCCTCAACGCGGCCATTGAAGCGGCCCGCGCCGGTGAAGCAGGACGCGGATTCGCGGTGGTGGCGGACGAGGTCCGCAAACTCGCGGAAAAAACCATGAGCGCCACGTCCGAAGTCGGCTCCAGCATCACGGGCATCCAGACCGCGACGTCGCAGAACATCCAGCGCTTCAGCCAGGCCGCGACGCTGGTTGCAAAATCGTCCGAGCTCGCCACAACCTCCGGCCAGGCCCTGGACCAGATCCTGGCCTTCGCGGAACACAGCGCTGCCGTTGTTTCCAGCATCGCCACCGCGGCTGAGGAACAGAGCGCGACGAGCGAGGAAATCAACCGCTCCGTCGAGGAAATACACCGTATCGCGGGCGATACCGCCAGCGGCATGGAAGAGGCCAACGTGGCCGTGCGCAGCCTCGCGGAACTGGCGACGGAGCTCAACTCCTTGCTGGACAAGCTGAAAGCGTAA
- a CDS encoding exported hypothetical protein (Evidence 5 : No homology to any previously reported sequences), with amino-acid sequence MDSVQSAGAAAAMTQSALKDTTGAQLISKTLDKMNTSMSVSGPKIDAGYQFQKDVLSAAGIGTKLDTIA; translated from the coding sequence ATGGACTCCGTACAAAGTGCGGGCGCGGCCGCTGCCATGACGCAGAGCGCCCTCAAGGACACCACGGGCGCGCAGCTCATCAGCAAAACTCTGGACAAAATGAATACGTCCATGAGCGTGAGCGGCCCCAAAATCGACGCCGGCTACCAGTTCCAAAAGGACGTGCTGAGCGCGGCGGGCATAGGCACCAAGCTGGACACGATTGCGTAA
- a CDS encoding Phosphoribosyltransferase: MLRFARRFAACLAPLRESRCASCATPVPLQAPDTPFGATLCPSCAAALARRTAGYCTRCGNLFAQADAPPAPCGNCLAAPRPWNRFFFHGAYQGLLRDLILRFKNGHELALGNLLGRLLAAHPDIPGPPDTVSPYDAIVPMPLHPRRLRERGFNQALEAALPLAAKCGAPVMPQLLGRTGYTRPQAGLSLNERKANVRGLFAAKGAAGMRLLLADDIATTCASLESAADALLRAGASSVDVAVIARTPEARTLSP; this comes from the coding sequence GTGCTCCGCTTTGCGCGCCGGTTCGCGGCCTGCCTGGCCCCCTTGCGCGAATCGCGCTGCGCATCCTGCGCAACGCCCGTGCCGTTGCAAGCCCCGGATACCCCCTTTGGCGCGACCCTCTGCCCTTCGTGCGCGGCCGCCCTCGCCCGGCGGACCGCCGGGTATTGCACGCGTTGCGGCAACCTTTTCGCGCAGGCAGACGCGCCGCCCGCCCCTTGCGGCAACTGCCTGGCAGCGCCCCGCCCATGGAATCGCTTCTTTTTCCACGGCGCGTACCAGGGGTTACTGCGCGACCTGATACTGCGATTCAAAAACGGGCACGAACTGGCGCTCGGCAACCTCCTGGGCCGCCTCCTGGCCGCGCACCCGGATATCCCGGGCCCGCCGGATACCGTCAGCCCGTACGACGCCATCGTCCCCATGCCGCTCCACCCCCGCCGCCTGCGCGAACGCGGCTTCAACCAGGCGCTGGAAGCGGCCCTCCCCCTTGCCGCGAAGTGCGGCGCGCCCGTCATGCCGCAACTCCTCGGGCGCACCGGGTACACCCGTCCCCAGGCGGGCCTTTCCCTGAACGAGCGCAAGGCCAACGTGCGCGGCCTCTTTGCCGCCAAAGGCGCCGCCGGGATGCGCCTGCTCCTCGCGGACGACATCGCCACAACCTGCGCCTCCCTGGAAAGCGCCGCCGATGCGCTGCTGCGGGCGGGCGCCTCCTCGGTGGACGTCGCGGTCATCGCCAGAACGCCGGAAGCCCGGACCCTTTCGCCCTGA
- a CDS encoding putative Iron-sulfur flavoprotein (Evidence 3 : Function proposed based on presence of conserved amino acid motif, structural feature or limited homology), with product MTSRNGPLLLACSPRSGGNSDTAISVVQSLMDGADSSAPSVTFLRNHPVLPCVSCGHCARHKLACPLAARDESAPLFDALQSASALVLAAPVYFYHVPAQLKALIDRSQPWWMLRDAWKETPFPRRTAHIILIAARPQGQKLFEGSLLSLRYWLDLFGYDLAEPLTLHGLEGPDALRENTEQYARLVRYAETIKASLPRAKE from the coding sequence ATGACCTCACGGAACGGCCCCCTGCTGCTGGCGTGCAGCCCGCGTAGCGGCGGCAACAGCGACACGGCCATAAGCGTTGTCCAGAGCCTTATGGACGGCGCGGATTCTTCCGCGCCGTCCGTCACCTTTCTACGGAACCACCCCGTTCTGCCCTGCGTTTCCTGCGGCCACTGCGCGCGCCACAAACTCGCCTGCCCGCTTGCCGCGCGCGACGAGAGCGCGCCCCTTTTCGACGCCCTGCAATCGGCATCCGCCCTCGTGCTTGCCGCGCCCGTGTATTTCTACCACGTCCCGGCCCAGCTCAAGGCCCTGATCGACAGAAGCCAGCCCTGGTGGATGCTGCGCGACGCCTGGAAAGAAACGCCCTTCCCCCGCCGGACGGCCCACATCATTCTTATTGCAGCCAGACCGCAGGGGCAAAAGCTGTTTGAAGGGAGCCTCCTCTCCCTCCGGTACTGGCTTGACCTTTTCGGCTACGACCTCGCGGAACCCCTGACGCTCCACGGGCTGGAAGGCCCGGACGCGCTCCGCGAAAACACGGAACAATACGCCCGCCTCGTCCGGTACGCGGAAACCATAAAAGCCTCGCTGCCCCGCGCGAAGGAATAG
- a CDS encoding Beta-lactamase domain protein — protein MRVHTFPLGPLETNCYLLVEGSEAVAVDPGGDPTAVVKYLADNRLNLVAILNTHLHFDHVGGNAPLAKATGAPIYLCKEDLFLLQATSGTRFGLPPTEPFEYQNLEPGETTFMGLRCTVIHTPGHSPGSLSFYFPDQGALFSGDVLFYRDTGRSDLPGGSRPVLENETIRGKLYKLPDATVVYPGHGPETTIGVEKVENHWVTA, from the coding sequence ATGCGCGTACATACTTTTCCCCTGGGTCCGCTGGAGACCAACTGTTATCTCCTGGTGGAAGGCTCCGAAGCCGTTGCCGTCGATCCGGGCGGCGACCCCACCGCTGTGGTCAAATATCTCGCCGACAACAGGCTTAACCTGGTCGCCATCCTGAACACCCACCTGCATTTCGACCATGTGGGCGGCAACGCGCCCCTGGCAAAAGCCACGGGCGCGCCCATCTATCTGTGCAAGGAAGACCTGTTCCTGCTGCAGGCGACCTCCGGCACGCGGTTCGGCCTGCCTCCCACGGAACCCTTTGAGTACCAAAACCTGGAACCGGGCGAAACCACCTTCATGGGGCTGCGCTGTACGGTCATCCACACGCCGGGCCATTCGCCGGGCAGCCTTTCCTTCTATTTCCCGGACCAGGGCGCCCTGTTCTCCGGCGACGTGCTCTTTTACCGCGACACCGGCCGTTCCGACCTGCCCGGCGGCAGCAGGCCCGTGCTGGAAAACGAGACCATCCGGGGCAAGCTTTACAAACTCCCGGACGCTACCGTGGTCTACCCCGGCCACGGGCCGGAAACCACCATCGGCGTGGAAAAGGTCGAGAACCACTGGGTCACCGCCTGA